From the genome of Biomphalaria glabrata chromosome 1, xgBioGlab47.1, whole genome shotgun sequence, one region includes:
- the LOC106072408 gene encoding integrin alpha-9-like isoform X4, whose protein sequence is MYHKHVYWKGGSLFGFSADSDGSVVAVGTPGLLNAKGGVQVYDIASGNMSDYNLTSYISNLNATSYGYLGYSVKLGTFCNEGYRGVCVAVGGPTMLNFGQVQIIHWNKDDIFNKLIQEINGTQIWSSFGYCLGSVNINNNAYDELLVGAPLYTEWSNPDHVPDQGMVFLYHYDLLTKKYIKRDVTLDGSKQKSARFGSAMADIGDINLDGVSDLAVGAPGETDGAGSIYIYLGSLNGFVNVPSQRIQASQIKVPVLLKGFGFTISSQHAPLSNTYPVFAVSAVLTDTVVIFRCKPVVDVQVNLTASPNPIDLRSACSRDFNLQGKCFKVQFCLIHAIRGSDFQPVNFSIHYFLDTHIQSEGLKRVTFPTGQGTSYSTVKTTVLESASPNIPVCSELVVLLKLAQIQLDRFTPIEIKTTFQIQPTHSPDDGPLLDALKANNIVEEVTIKKECGSDFQCEVDLIVSATLQHSPIHTQWTDIIVNYTKQVVMKINIRNKNETAYGVKITAEVDSILTFVKSKPDVNCALESLEFNTTGIDLADTEKTLVTCISYEALSPKDELEFHIVFDINQTYINDDIIKKDLNAKVSTTPYNYEHSPEINVDDNAILLTGHVNIASILEISSISSPKEIAMQRTERKSDGEPVVTGGDQQRTPINVTHKFLVQNKGPSYLPRTEIVVRVPHLLDDRSELVANITVEMLTPSGKVQCTSSDQITSTTPDFPTTYSTTTVDWVLENKRRRRSVPNKCQDKFCFLKCEDGPDLCSVHTCEVKTDLQPNSHMELNVNMDIDLAKLLIEKEFNTLHFISDIEIKEPKHFLFKPWRVTQQKESVTSFHFVQPGDQVNIWIIIGSLMASLIVLAIVCVILWKVGFFKRTQRLELQKDRKEFWQTVQATKADLGEQNQWF, encoded by the exons ATGTATCATAAACATGTATACTGGAAAGGAGGCTCACTATTTGGATTCTCAGCCGACTCTGATGGG AGTGTTGTAGCAGTAGGAACACCTGGATTACTCAACGCCAAAG GTGGTGTACAAGTTTATGATATAGCTTCTGGAAATATGAGTGACTATAATCTAACAAGTTACATCTCAAATTTGAATGCCACAAGTTACGGCTATCTGG GTTATTCTGTCAAGCTGGGAACATTTTGTAACGAAGGCTACCGAGGAGTTTGTGTCGCTGTTGGAGGTCCAACTATGCTGAACTTTGGACAG GTACAAATCATCCACTGGAACAAAGACGACATATTCAATAAACTTATTCAAGAAATAAATGGAACTCAG ATCTGGTCCAGTTTTGGCTACTGTCTCGGTTCTGTGAATATAAATAACAATGCTTATGATGAGCTTCTGGTGGGTGCCCCACTTTACACTGAGTGGTCTAACCCAGACCATGTTCCAGATCAAGGAATGGTTTTCTTATATCATTACGACCTACTTACAAAg aaatatataaaaagagacGTCACTCTGGATGGATCTAAACAAAAGTCTGCAAGATTTGGATCAGCCATGGCCGACATTGGAGATATCAATCTTGATGGAGTTTCTG ACCTTGCTGTTGGAGCTCCTGGAGAAACTGATGGAGCTGGAAGTATTTACATTTACTTGGGATCTTTAAATGGATTTGTTAATGTACCAAGTCAAAGAATTCAAGCCTCTCAG ATAAAAGTCCCCGTCTTACTGAAAGGTTTTGGATTTACAATCTCAAGTCAGCATGCTCCCTTAAGTAATACGTACCCAGTCTTCGCAGTCTCCGCTGTACTCACAGACACCGTGGTTATATTTCGTTGCAA GCCAGTAGTTGATGTTCAAGTCAATCTTACAGCTTCTCCAAACCCCATTGACTTGAGATCAGCATGTAGCCGGGATTTTAATCTTCaaggaaaatgttttaaagtccagttttgtttgatacatgccattagaggaagtgattTTCAACCTGTCA ACTTTAGTATTCACTACTTCCTTGATACACACATACAATCTGAGGGACTGAAAAGAGTTACTTTTCCTACTGGTCAAGGAACTAGCTATTCTACTGTGAAAACAACAGTTCTAGAATCTGCAAGTCCAAACATTCCAGTTTGTTCTGAGTTGGTGGTCTTACTTAAACTG GCTCAGATTCAACTAGACAGGTTTACACCTATTGAAATAAAGACTACATTTCAAATACAACCTACTCATAGTCCTGATGACGGTCCACTCTTGGATGCACTCAAAGCTAACAACATCGTAGAAGAA GTCACAATAAAGAAGGAGTGTGGCTCTGATTTCCAATGTGAGGTAGACTTGATTGTTAGTGCTACGTTACAACACtcccccatacacacacaatgGACAGATATCATTGTGAATTATACAAAG cAAGTTGTCATGAAAATTaacatcagaaataaaaatgaaactgCATACGGAGTAAAAATTACAGCAGAAGTGGACTCCATCTTAACTTTTGTGAAATCCAAACCAGACGTGAACTGTGCTTTGGAATCATTAGAGTTCAATACAACTGGCATCGACTTGGCTGATACAGAGAAGACTTTG gttacTTGCATTTCTTATGAAGCACTGAGCCCTAAGGATGAACTTGAGTTTCATATTGTGTTTGATATAAATCAAACCTATATCAACGACGACATCATTAAGAAGGACCTTAACGCTAAAGTAAGCACTACGCCTTACAATTATGAGCACAGTCCAGAAATCAATGTGGATGACAACGCTATATTGTTGACTGGACATGTTAACATTGCATCGATCCTCGAAATATCAAG CATTTCATCCCCCAAAGAGATTGCGATGCAAAGAACTGAAAGGAAATCTGATGGAGAGCCAGTGGTCACTGGCGGCGACCAACAACGAACTCCCATCAATGTGACGCATAAATTTCTTGTACAGAATAAAGGTCCTAGTTATCTACCACGCACTGAGATTGTTGTTCGAGTCCCACATCTTCTAGATGACAGGAGTGAGTTAGTGGCAAACATCACTGTTGAG ATGTTGACGCCATCCGGGAAGGTCCAATGTACATCAAGTGATCAAATTACAAGTACTACACCAG ACTTTCCAACTACTTATTCTACGACCACTGTTGACTGGGTTCTAGAGAATAAAAGACGTCGAAGATCAGTGCCAAACAAGTGCCAGGACAAGTTTTGTTTTCTG AAGTGTGAGGACGGCCCTGACCTTTGCTCTGTACATACCTGCGAAGTGAAGACAGATCTACAGCCAAACAGTCATATGGAGCTCAATGTCAACATGGACATAGATTTAGCCAAACTGTTGATTGAAAAA GAGTTCAACACTCTACATTTTATAAGTGACATAGAAATCAAAGAACCCAAACATTTTCTGTTTAAACCTTGGAGAGTTACACAACAGAAAGAG TCAGTAACATCCTTCCACTTCGTTCAGCCTGGAGATCAAGTGAACATTTGGATCATTATTGGGAGCCTCATGGCAAGTTTGATTGTTCTAGCCATCGTGTGTGTCATTCTGTGGAAG GTTGGATTTTTCAAACGCACCCAACGTTTAGAGCTTCAGAAGGATAGGAAAGAATTTTGGCAAACTGTGCAGGCAACTAAAGCAGATTTGGGAGAACAAAATCAATGGTTTTGA